A window of Coffea eugenioides isolate CCC68of unplaced genomic scaffold, Ceug_1.0 ScVebR1_1630;HRSCAF=2512, whole genome shotgun sequence contains these coding sequences:
- the LOC113755622 gene encoding uncharacterized protein LOC113755622, giving the protein MEEKEKKKNKKPKHQHPNDQTSKSTTSSDLAFKPSSEVKGLRFGGQFIVKSFTIRRARPLEFLRLLSLPPTLNLNHHQNQEKTNGKQPFPSTTAFLPTNFTILAHHAWHTLTLGLGTKKSKVVVFVFESENMKAAVDRVWPPEIPLGEVNRKLIRGQTGCEMARFKFRKGAITFYVYAVRRIGNMGFSFADDLRTILQSVVALNDFLDHTAMLALPNQRSINYSPPVAMVH; this is encoded by the coding sequence atggaagaaaaagagaaaaagaagaacaagaaacCAAAACACCAGCACCCGAATGATCAAACCTCCAAATCCACCACCTCGTCAGACCTTGCATTCAAGCCTAGCTCTGAAGTTAAAGGGCTTCGGTTTGGTGGCCAGTTTATTGTTAAATCCTTCACAATCCGTCGCGCTAGGCCTCTTGAATTCTTGCGCCTCCTCTCACTTCCACCGACACTCAACCTCAACCaccaccaaaaccaagaaaagacaAACGGGAAGCAGCCTTTTCCTTCAACTACCGCATTCTTGCCGACAAATTTCACGATCTTGGCTCACCATGCATGGCACACTCTGACGCTTGGCCTGGGGACAAAGAAGTCTAAAGTGGTTGTTTTTGTATTCGAGTCTGAGAATATGAAGGCTGCCGTGGACAGAGTTTGGCCGCCAGAAATCCCACTCGGGGAAGTAAACAGGAAGCTTATAAGGGGTCAGACCGGATGCGAAATGGCTAGATTTAAATTCAGGAAAGGTGCCATTACATTTTATGTTTATGCAGTGAGGAGAATTGGGAACATGGGTTTTTCTTTTGCGGATGATCTGAGGACAATACTGCAATCTGTGGTTGCACTCAATGATTTCTTGGATCATACCGCTATGCTTGCCTTGCCTAATCAGAGAAGCATCAATTATTCACCTCCTGTTGCCATGGTTCACTAG
- the LOC113755621 gene encoding putative MO25-like protein At5g47540, producing the protein MKGVLFFKSKPKATPADLVRQTRDLLSHVHSAPNTFQSQSQSKRQVNMINTIGKLLEDLKLILYGDSDTQPVASACAQLTEEFFREDTLCLLIICLPKLKLETRKDATLLVSNLLRQKVRSRFIACDYLEQNLELIDVLVGGYENNGMEITALHYGSMLRDCIRHQDLARHVLESKLMMKKFFDYVQVARYEVAADATETFKQLLTRHKSTVAEFLSKNYDWFFVEYNSKLLQSPNYLTRREAVKLLGEMLMHRSNSDVMLQYVSSRDNLRIFMNLLRDSSKIIQVDALRVFKLFAANENKTPEIVGILVANRNKLLQLLFAELKIDNNGDPQLQADKAQVVKDIFALDVKVKA; encoded by the coding sequence ATGAAGGGTGTTTTGTTCTTTAAGTCGAAACCTAAGGCTACCCCTGCTGACCTAGTTCGACAGACTCGTGATCTCCTCAGCCATGTCCATTCTGCGCCAAACACTTTCCAAAGCCAAAGCCAAAGCAAACGCCAAGTAAATATGATAAATACCATCGGCAAGCTATTGGAAGATTTGAAGTTAATTCTTTATGGAGATAGTGATACTCAACCCGTAGCATCAGCTTGTGCGCAATTGACCGAGGAGTTCTTCAGGGAAGATACCTTATGCCTTCTAATTATTTGTCTTCCAAAGTTGAAACTCGAGACCCGCAAGGATGCTACGCTACTGGTTTCAAATTTGCTTAGGCAAAAGGTCCGTTCGAGGTTTATTGCTTGTGATTATTTGGAACAAAATCTCGAGTTAATCGATGTTTTGGTCGGTGGTTATGAGAATAATGGCATGGAGATCACGGCTTTACACTATGGTTCTATGCTAAGGGATTGCATACGCCATCAAGATCTTGCAAGGCATGTCTTGGAATCGAAGCTAatgatgaagaaatttttcgaTTACGTGCAAGTTGCACGTTATGAAGTTGCTGCTGACGCTACCGAAACTTTTAAGCAATTGTTAACGAGGCATAAATCAACTGTGGCCGAGTTCCTGTCCAAAAATTATGATTGGTTTTTTGTGGAATATAACTCTAAGTTGCTTCAATCTCCGAATTACCTTACCAGAAGGGAAGCCGTGAAGTTGCTGGGAGAGATGCTGATGCATCGCTCAAATTCAGATGTCATGTTGCAATATGTTAGTTCGAGGGACAATTTGAGGATTTTTATGAATCTTCTCAGGGACTCCAGCAAGATCATTCAAGTTGATGCGCTTCGAGTTTTCAAGTTGTTTGCTGCTAATGAAAATAAGACCCCAGAGATTGTTGGGATTCTCGTGGCAAACAGAAATAAGCTTCTACAGCTCCTCTTTGCAGAATTGAAGATTGACAATAATGGGGATCCACAATTGCAGGCTGACAAAGCCCAAGTCGTTAAAGATATTTTTGCACTGGACGTCAAGGTTAAGGCGTGA